A region from the Janthinobacterium agaricidamnosum genome encodes:
- a CDS encoding O-acetylhomoserine aminocarboxypropyltransferase/cysteine synthase family protein translates to MRIETLAVHAGYTPDPTTKAAAVPIYQTVAYAFDNAQHGADLFDLKVAGNIYTRIMNPTQDVLEKRVAALEGGVAALAVASGMAAITYAIQTIAEAGDNFISASQLYGGTYNLFAHTLPQIGIEVRFADARQPETFAALIDARTKAIFCESIGNPLGNVTDVAKLAEIAHAHGIPLIVDNTVPSPYLFRPIEHGADIVVHSLTKYLGGHGTTVGGAIVDSGKFPWAEHKERFKRLNEPDVSYHGVVYTEAFGPAAFIGRARVVPLRNMGAAISPLSAFQLIQGIETLALRMDRICDNTLALAKHLKQHPKVAWVNYAGLEDHPDHALVKKYMHGRASGILSFGLKLAASEDPRAAGARVLDALQLFTRLVNIGDAKSLATHPASTTHRQLNPEELAKAGVSEDMLRLSVGIEHIDDLREDLEQALNAA, encoded by the coding sequence ATGAGAATCGAAACCCTGGCCGTGCACGCCGGCTACACCCCCGACCCGACCACCAAGGCCGCCGCCGTCCCCATCTACCAGACGGTGGCCTACGCCTTCGACAATGCCCAGCATGGCGCCGACCTGTTCGACCTCAAGGTCGCCGGGAACATCTACACGCGCATCATGAACCCCACGCAGGACGTGCTGGAAAAGCGCGTCGCGGCGCTGGAAGGCGGCGTGGCCGCGCTGGCCGTCGCTTCCGGCATGGCGGCCATCACCTACGCGATCCAGACCATCGCCGAAGCGGGCGACAATTTCATCTCCGCCAGCCAGCTGTACGGCGGCACCTACAACCTGTTTGCCCACACCCTGCCGCAGATCGGCATCGAAGTGCGCTTCGCCGATGCGCGCCAGCCCGAGACCTTCGCCGCCCTGATCGACGCGCGCACCAAGGCCATCTTCTGCGAATCGATCGGCAACCCGCTGGGCAACGTGACGGACGTGGCGAAACTGGCCGAAATCGCGCATGCGCACGGCATCCCGCTGATCGTCGATAACACCGTACCGAGCCCCTATCTGTTCCGCCCCATCGAGCATGGCGCCGACATCGTCGTCCATTCGCTGACCAAATACCTGGGCGGCCACGGCACCACCGTGGGCGGCGCCATCGTCGACAGCGGCAAATTTCCGTGGGCCGAACACAAGGAGCGTTTCAAGCGCCTGAACGAGCCGGACGTTTCCTACCACGGCGTCGTCTACACGGAAGCGTTCGGCCCCGCCGCCTTCATCGGCCGCGCGCGCGTCGTCCCGCTGCGCAACATGGGCGCGGCCATTTCGCCGCTCTCCGCCTTCCAGCTGATCCAGGGCATCGAGACGCTGGCCCTGCGCATGGACCGCATCTGCGACAATACGCTGGCCCTGGCCAAGCACCTGAAGCAGCATCCGAAAGTCGCGTGGGTCAATTACGCGGGCCTGGAAGACCACCCGGACCACGCGCTGGTGAAAAAATACATGCACGGCCGCGCCTCGGGCATCCTGTCCTTCGGCCTGAAACTGGCGGCAAGCGAAGACCCGCGCGCTGCCGGCGCCCGCGTGCTCGACGCCCTGCAGCTGTTTACGCGCCTGGTCAACATCGGCGACGCCAAGTCGCTGGCCACCCACCCGGCGTCCACCACGCACCGCCAGCTCAATCCCGAGGAACTGGCCAAGGCGGGCGTGTCCGAAGACATGCTGCGCCTGTCCGTGGGCATCGAGCATATCGACGACTTGCGCGAAGACCTGGAACAGGCCTTGAACGCGGCGTAA
- a CDS encoding carbohydrate kinase family protein, with protein MSTYDILVVGGAGIDTIVRVPDLQLPVADSLHVPPIRDYVAHTGNGVALGCHALGLRCKFIDFIGDDAQGAAILQRYKETRLDFSHLVEPSGTRRSVNLVDPQGRRLSLYDGRHPEDLRMPAAFYLPYLGPARHAHFSIMGWVAALFDDALTCGTTVSTDLHDWDGVNPHHKVFALRADLVFLSTAALGERTESVMREIISQGRAQAVIAMAGAHGAYLLERGSASVRHTPTAGLKLPVVDTNGAGDSFVAAFLHAWLAGLPLDEAMRRGAIGGAFACMQNGTHERFIGQAELDDLYQDSTSL; from the coding sequence ATGAGTACCTATGACATTTTAGTAGTTGGCGGCGCCGGCATCGACACGATCGTGCGCGTCCCCGACCTGCAATTGCCCGTGGCCGATTCGCTGCACGTGCCCCCCATCCGCGACTACGTGGCGCACACGGGCAATGGCGTGGCGCTCGGTTGCCACGCGCTGGGCCTGCGCTGCAAGTTCATCGACTTCATCGGCGACGATGCGCAAGGCGCGGCCATCCTGCAGCGCTATAAAGAGACCAGGCTCGATTTTTCACACCTAGTCGAACCGTCGGGCACGCGGCGCAGCGTCAACCTGGTCGACCCGCAGGGGCGCCGGCTGTCGCTGTACGACGGCCGCCACCCGGAAGACCTGCGCATGCCGGCCGCTTTCTATCTTCCCTACCTGGGACCGGCGCGCCACGCGCACTTTTCCATCATGGGCTGGGTGGCCGCACTGTTTGACGATGCACTGACGTGCGGCACGACGGTGTCGACCGATCTGCACGACTGGGATGGCGTCAACCCGCACCACAAGGTCTTTGCGCTGCGCGCCGACCTGGTTTTCCTCAGCACGGCAGCGCTGGGCGAGCGTACGGAGTCCGTCATGCGCGAAATTATTTCGCAAGGCCGCGCGCAGGCCGTGATCGCCATGGCCGGCGCGCATGGCGCCTACCTGCTGGAACGGGGCAGCGCGTCCGTGCGCCACACTCCGACGGCGGGATTGAAGCTGCCCGTGGTGGACACGAATGGCGCCGGCGACTCGTTCGTCGCCGCCTTCCTGCACGCCTGGCTGGCAGGATTGCCGCTCGACGAAGCCATGCGCCGCGGCGCCATCGGCGGCGCGTTTGCCTGCATGCAGAACGGCACGCATGAACGGTTCATCGGCCAGGCAGAGCTGGATGACTTATATCAAGACAGCACTAGCTTATAA